A window of the Teredinibacter franksiae genome harbors these coding sequences:
- a CDS encoding TonB-dependent receptor, producing the protein MNKTNSALKKYGDPSPFYVKMRTSASVLALLAVGALPVYAQEDDSEGEMFEEEVVVTGLRGSIITAQEMKRESTTIVDSIAADDIGVLPDRSVTELLSRVPGVAIDRYMTQGDPEHFSVEGNGVIVRGLTQVRSELNGRSAFSADGGRTLSFGDVPPELLGAVNVHKSPQADQIEGGLAGTIDLRTKLPFDNDGQQISATVGMNYGNLVEETSPTYSGLYSNVWDTDIGKLGLLVDFAYSELSTRNDSMYVRPFFKRSDLSGQDESRYLTRGADWRTMFFNRARMGSYLAAQWSPTEEQEFTYTYFGSNYDMNWSEDAIFVENWVPALDLDTGIPAEFNEDGRFVSGRLVPGVDGDGNAMVDALKMGSDIRMSDQESKTSDQTLQYKFTGEKFEIEAGHQKVQATSAGLDSTVSVQTRVPYIDIDLSGDLPKIGSDDAFLGDHENYFWGFLMDNQYNNKGKMDSTNIDVKYHFENDIFKALKVGARVSRSESNNFDTGYNWGAIGHWAYPWAMESGGEPELSMLTLNSFDNFFRGDVPTPPSIYAPAEHWAAGHPESYDQLLDTVDYYDWFNGHWQPRDLTDQQWFNSQKEKTKAAYVMLDFGFDNLPVPISGNLGVRYVETDNSAYGYLNFPNQPMLGLNGEFEESTAKHSYSNVLPSLNIKADLTDDLVLRFAVAETMTRPDFDTLRSGLKLNADIDLTPYLIANPDDPDGDPILDPNADIGVDDFDFSGGSNYNPYMDPMQSTQLDTSLEWYYAEGNSLSLALFHKDIDGYPAKEFVLESYAPKNDGPEYQYLIERPVTSGTAKISGFEVALTHFFTTLPSPFDGFGVQANYTYIDSETDLENDADPVDTDGNTSFGVSPYQGLSKHAYNLVGIYEKGRFSARLAYNWRNRYLTDIGANGFNGEEYIDADGNVIRDGSPDPKNAWKLPTYNAAAGYLDASLFYRLTDNLHVSLQANNLGNTATKTIVDQASSGEFFGAYHVNDTRYQLQLTAKY; encoded by the coding sequence AGGAAGATGACAGCGAAGGCGAAATGTTTGAAGAGGAGGTGGTCGTTACCGGCCTTCGTGGCAGTATCATTACTGCTCAAGAAATGAAACGTGAATCCACAACTATTGTTGATTCAATCGCGGCCGATGATATTGGTGTCTTGCCAGACCGCTCAGTAACCGAGCTGCTGTCTCGTGTACCGGGTGTTGCAATCGACCGCTATATGACTCAGGGCGATCCAGAGCATTTTTCTGTTGAAGGTAATGGCGTAATTGTTCGCGGTTTAACGCAAGTTCGTTCAGAGTTGAATGGCCGCAGTGCATTTAGTGCCGACGGTGGCCGCACCCTGAGTTTTGGTGATGTTCCCCCCGAATTGCTGGGTGCTGTTAATGTTCATAAAAGCCCACAGGCAGATCAAATAGAAGGTGGCCTTGCTGGCACGATTGATTTGCGTACGAAGCTGCCTTTCGATAACGATGGCCAACAAATTTCCGCTACCGTTGGTATGAACTATGGCAACCTAGTTGAAGAGACTAGCCCCACCTACTCAGGCCTGTATAGCAATGTTTGGGATACGGACATTGGTAAATTGGGTTTGTTAGTCGACTTTGCATACTCGGAGCTCTCAACGCGTAATGATTCTATGTATGTGCGCCCGTTCTTTAAGCGCAGTGACTTAAGCGGTCAGGATGAATCACGATACCTGACACGTGGTGCAGACTGGCGCACCATGTTTTTTAACCGAGCGCGTATGGGTAGTTACCTCGCCGCCCAGTGGTCGCCCACAGAAGAGCAAGAATTTACCTACACCTATTTTGGTAGTAACTATGATATGAACTGGAGCGAAGATGCGATCTTCGTTGAAAACTGGGTTCCAGCACTGGATCTGGACACCGGCATACCAGCTGAGTTTAATGAAGATGGTCGGTTTGTTAGTGGTCGCTTAGTGCCGGGTGTAGACGGCGACGGAAATGCAATGGTTGATGCTCTCAAAATGGGGTCTGATATTCGAATGTCAGATCAGGAATCGAAAACGTCTGATCAAACTTTGCAGTATAAATTTACAGGTGAAAAGTTCGAAATTGAAGCGGGTCATCAAAAGGTGCAAGCAACATCGGCTGGTTTAGACTCAACAGTGTCTGTTCAAACCCGCGTACCTTATATCGATATAGACTTGTCTGGAGACCTTCCGAAAATCGGATCCGACGACGCGTTCCTTGGGGATCACGAAAATTATTTCTGGGGGTTCTTAATGGATAACCAGTACAATAATAAGGGGAAGATGGACTCCACCAACATTGATGTTAAATACCATTTTGAAAACGATATTTTTAAAGCATTGAAGGTGGGCGCCCGTGTAAGTCGTTCAGAATCCAATAACTTTGATACAGGCTATAACTGGGGCGCAATAGGACACTGGGCTTACCCTTGGGCAATGGAGTCGGGTGGAGAGCCAGAGTTAAGTATGCTTACGCTTAACTCCTTCGACAATTTCTTCCGCGGTGATGTACCGACGCCTCCAAGTATCTACGCGCCAGCAGAGCACTGGGCTGCTGGCCATCCAGAATCCTACGATCAGCTACTAGATACTGTTGACTACTATGATTGGTTTAACGGTCACTGGCAGCCACGTGATTTAACCGATCAGCAGTGGTTTAACTCGCAAAAAGAAAAGACCAAAGCTGCCTATGTAATGCTGGACTTTGGCTTCGATAATTTACCTGTTCCAATCTCGGGTAATCTTGGTGTGCGTTATGTGGAAACCGATAACTCTGCTTATGGCTACCTGAATTTCCCTAACCAACCTATGTTAGGCCTAAATGGTGAGTTCGAAGAAAGCACCGCTAAGCACTCATATTCCAATGTTTTGCCAAGTCTAAATATCAAGGCGGACCTAACCGATGACTTGGTTTTACGTTTTGCTGTGGCGGAGACGATGACACGTCCAGATTTTGACACGCTGCGCTCCGGGTTAAAGTTAAATGCTGATATTGATCTTACGCCATATCTAATAGCAAATCCTGACGACCCCGACGGCGATCCCATCTTAGATCCAAACGCTGATATAGGCGTGGACGATTTTGATTTCAGTGGCGGATCTAATTACAACCCATATATGGACCCAATGCAGTCAACCCAGTTAGATACATCGTTGGAGTGGTATTATGCAGAGGGTAACTCACTTAGTTTGGCTCTATTCCATAAAGATATCGATGGATACCCGGCTAAAGAGTTCGTGTTGGAATCCTATGCGCCTAAAAATGATGGGCCAGAATACCAATATCTTATAGAGCGCCCAGTGACCTCGGGTACTGCTAAAATTTCTGGGTTTGAAGTTGCGCTAACCCACTTTTTTACGACTTTACCATCTCCTTTCGATGGTTTTGGTGTGCAGGCGAACTATACTTACATCGATTCAGAAACTGATCTAGAAAATGATGCGGATCCCGTTGATACTGACGGAAATACTAGTTTTGGGGTGAGTCCGTATCAGGGGCTTTCTAAGCATGCCTATAACTTAGTGGGCATTTATGAGAAGGGACGTTTCTCTGCTCGCTTAGCTTACAACTGGCGCAATCGTTACCTGACAGATATAGGGGCGAATGGATTTAACGGCGAGGAGTATATTGATGCCGATGGTAATGTTATTCGTGACGGTTCTCCAGACCCTAAGAATGCCTGGAAGCTCCCAACTTACAACGCAGCAGCAGGATATTTGGATGCGTCGTTGTTCTACCGTTTAACCGACAATCTACATGTCTCGCTTCAGGCGAATAACTTAGGCAATACCGCAACGAAAACAATTGTGGATCAGGCAAGTTCTGGTGAGTTCTTCGGTGCTTATCATGTCAACGATACCCGTTATCAGTTGCAGTTAACCGCGAAGTACTAA
- a CDS encoding S8 family serine peptidase: MHGIRGVACILFLGLAAFTQAQQANDAAEEKRAQTQARIKASAQTATAERETQVQALKSPETKPKIDKPADVPTDDKREPKPTAEAQTEPKPTVAQNTEAEAEAENSKPSVTKQAAEPQPRLTPSKLRVDRSGSFIGSNTIPPMPQLTFNTPPSNMANKHSGETDADYEPGELLLSSPDMNAAITAAGQLRASGLTVKSRQHLSKLGLVLTRFRLPAHIQTRMALSQIRQQFPTLRVDTNQRYRLQANSRKAWANTMVNWPAGGSPCLLQNKPVLGMLDTAVNLEHPALKGKSIKAQSFVEGKPADATHATAIASLLLADGKTGFTGLLPQATLYAANVFHLRDENTETNTSALLPALEWLATNNVAVINLSFGGQQNRIFSQAISNLSEQGIAMVAAAGNNGPEAAPVYPAAQREVIAVSAIDAAGHVYSSANQGDYIDFVAPGVNVWAAAGEQGGRYHSGTSFAAPFVTARLALANTTLQTLIGGAEDKGIEGRDKVHGWGLIKGPPQCQVDGV; the protein is encoded by the coding sequence ATGCACGGCATACGCGGCGTAGCTTGCATTCTATTTTTAGGGCTGGCGGCTTTTACTCAGGCCCAGCAAGCGAATGATGCAGCAGAAGAAAAGCGCGCGCAGACACAAGCACGAATTAAAGCCAGCGCTCAAACCGCAACCGCCGAGCGAGAAACGCAAGTACAAGCGCTAAAGTCGCCTGAAACGAAGCCAAAAATTGACAAGCCAGCTGACGTTCCTACCGATGATAAACGGGAGCCAAAGCCTACAGCTGAAGCTCAAACAGAACCCAAACCTACCGTAGCCCAAAACACAGAAGCAGAAGCAGAAGCAGAAAACAGTAAACCATCGGTTACAAAGCAAGCGGCAGAACCCCAGCCCCGCCTCACGCCGAGCAAGCTTAGGGTAGATCGTAGTGGCAGTTTTATTGGCAGCAATACTATTCCACCCATGCCGCAATTAACGTTCAATACTCCACCCAGCAATATGGCCAATAAACATTCAGGCGAGACCGACGCCGACTATGAACCCGGTGAACTGTTACTCAGCAGCCCGGACATGAATGCGGCGATAACCGCAGCAGGCCAACTACGCGCTTCGGGCTTAACCGTAAAGTCACGCCAGCATTTGAGCAAGCTGGGCCTAGTGCTAACGCGTTTTCGTTTACCCGCCCACATACAAACCCGCATGGCGCTGTCACAAATTCGTCAACAATTCCCAACACTGCGTGTAGACACCAATCAACGATACCGCCTACAAGCGAACTCACGAAAAGCCTGGGCAAATACAATGGTCAACTGGCCTGCGGGGGGCAGCCCCTGTCTCCTACAAAACAAGCCAGTACTCGGTATGCTCGACACGGCCGTTAACCTCGAACACCCCGCGCTTAAAGGTAAAAGCATTAAGGCGCAAAGTTTTGTTGAGGGCAAACCCGCCGATGCCACACATGCAACAGCCATTGCCAGCCTTTTGTTAGCCGATGGCAAAACCGGTTTCACGGGATTACTGCCCCAAGCAACACTCTACGCCGCCAATGTATTTCACCTTCGAGACGAGAACACAGAAACAAATACAAGTGCCTTATTACCCGCATTGGAGTGGCTGGCAACCAACAACGTAGCCGTTATAAATCTTAGTTTTGGCGGCCAGCAAAATCGTATTTTCTCGCAGGCTATATCGAATTTGTCTGAGCAAGGTATTGCAATGGTGGCCGCTGCCGGTAACAACGGGCCAGAAGCTGCCCCCGTCTACCCCGCTGCCCAGCGAGAGGTGATAGCCGTTAGCGCCATAGACGCCGCTGGCCATGTTTACAGTAGCGCCAACCAGGGCGACTATATTGATTTTGTCGCGCCCGGTGTAAATGTATGGGCGGCGGCTGGTGAACAGGGTGGCCGCTATCACAGCGGCACCTCCTTCGCCGCACCTTTTGTTACCGCGCGTTTGGCGCTGGCAAATACTACCCTGCAGACGCTCATTGGGGGAGCCGAAGATAAGGGCATAGAGGGAAGAGATAAGGTGCACGGCTGGGGGCTGATTAAAGGCCCTCCTCAGTGCCAGGTGGATGGGGTATAG
- a CDS encoding sigma-70 family RNA polymerase sigma factor gives MSATPNWSDEQLIQAIANDNMEAVNEFYRRHENRVYRYALSKLGDSFAAADVLNDVMLEVWRCSAKFEGRAKVTTWLLGIAHNKILDLWRKQGAREFTEVDENMVDESESTNPEKVNAAASDGKLLRQCMAKLKEEHREILHLIFFEELGFTEIANIMQVPEGTVKSRAFHARAQMKIQLTRAMRAA, from the coding sequence GCGCAACACCGAATTGGAGTGATGAGCAATTAATACAAGCCATTGCAAATGACAACATGGAGGCAGTGAATGAATTTTATCGGCGTCATGAAAACAGAGTATACCGATACGCACTGTCCAAACTAGGTGACAGCTTTGCCGCAGCAGACGTTCTAAATGACGTAATGCTAGAAGTGTGGCGATGCTCGGCAAAATTTGAAGGGCGGGCAAAAGTAACCACCTGGCTACTAGGCATTGCCCACAATAAAATTCTTGACTTATGGCGCAAGCAGGGAGCGCGAGAGTTTACTGAAGTGGACGAGAACATGGTAGATGAATCGGAAAGTACTAACCCAGAAAAGGTAAACGCTGCTGCCAGCGATGGCAAACTATTACGCCAATGTATGGCCAAATTGAAAGAAGAGCATCGCGAAATTTTGCACCTCATATTTTTTGAGGAACTTGGGTTTACCGAGATTGCAAACATTATGCAGGTGCCCGAGGGAACCGTTAAATCCCGCGCATTTCACGCGCGAGCGCAAATGAAAATACAACTGACCAGAGCAATGAGGGCGGCCTAA
- a CDS encoding DUF5597 domain-containing protein: MTSDNFKKYLGFWIGLSILLLGSIAQAALPEFVTENNRHALMVDGKPYLILGAQANNSSNYTAALKEVWPVVKQVHANTLEINVAWEQVEPEEGKFDFSYIDELIKQARDNDVRVVLLWFATWKNNAPHYAPDWVKLDDARFPRVHKKDGSTVNSLSPIHQSTLDADKKAFVEMMKHLKKVDKRQTVILVQVQNEVGTYGEVRDFSPAAEKLFKATIPDQLQQSMNLPAKSWVESFAADADEYFHAYHIARFCNEMAEAGKAVYNLPMNVNVALRNPFNPGKPGQYSSGGPTDNVLDLWKAAAPSIDMISPDIYFRDYRTVTRVLDLYARDDNPLFVAEIGNDQPFARYVFETLGHQGIGFAPFGLDKTGYTNYPLGAKNYDDATFEPFAEVYGLIAPWAHVWAKMSFESETWGVAEPRDTFGESKQIWNAAASEKEKEEESKTYTQVLDLGRWNAEVTYGRPMFWIAPPEGNDIAKGGALIAKLDENEFFVTALHSRVTFVPSDEIENERTMTVRVEEGHFDKKGNWVFERVWNGDQTDWGLNFDGKYHLLKVKMATY; the protein is encoded by the coding sequence GTGACAAGTGATAATTTTAAAAAGTATCTTGGATTTTGGATAGGCCTATCAATATTACTGCTGGGCTCTATTGCGCAAGCAGCACTACCTGAATTTGTAACCGAAAATAACCGCCATGCCTTAATGGTCGATGGCAAGCCCTACTTAATTTTAGGTGCTCAGGCCAATAACTCTTCCAATTACACGGCTGCATTGAAAGAGGTATGGCCAGTCGTTAAACAGGTGCATGCCAATACGTTGGAAATAAATGTAGCTTGGGAGCAGGTCGAGCCTGAAGAAGGAAAATTCGACTTTTCTTATATCGATGAATTAATTAAGCAAGCGCGTGACAACGACGTGCGTGTGGTTCTGCTATGGTTTGCCACCTGGAAGAATAATGCACCGCATTATGCGCCAGATTGGGTGAAACTGGATGATGCGCGTTTTCCTCGCGTACACAAAAAAGATGGGTCTACGGTCAATTCTCTTTCGCCCATTCATCAGTCAACATTGGATGCAGACAAAAAAGCCTTTGTTGAGATGATGAAACACCTGAAAAAAGTAGATAAGAGGCAAACCGTTATTTTGGTGCAGGTACAAAATGAGGTGGGCACCTATGGTGAGGTAAGAGATTTTTCACCTGCAGCAGAAAAGTTATTCAAAGCCACTATTCCAGATCAGCTGCAGCAGTCGATGAACCTTCCGGCCAAAAGCTGGGTTGAAAGCTTTGCGGCGGATGCCGATGAATATTTTCATGCATACCATATCGCACGCTTCTGCAACGAGATGGCCGAAGCGGGCAAGGCTGTGTATAACCTGCCAATGAACGTGAATGTTGCACTTAGAAATCCGTTCAATCCAGGTAAGCCTGGGCAGTACTCTAGCGGTGGGCCAACAGACAACGTGCTGGATTTATGGAAGGCTGCCGCGCCCTCCATTGATATGATTTCGCCGGATATCTATTTTAGGGATTACCGTACCGTAACCCGAGTATTGGATTTGTATGCCCGTGATGACAACCCTCTGTTTGTAGCCGAAATTGGCAACGATCAGCCCTTTGCTCGTTATGTATTTGAAACCCTAGGGCACCAAGGTATTGGTTTTGCACCGTTCGGGCTGGATAAAACCGGCTACACCAATTACCCTTTGGGAGCGAAAAATTATGATGACGCAACCTTTGAGCCTTTTGCGGAGGTCTATGGGCTAATTGCACCCTGGGCCCATGTATGGGCAAAAATGAGTTTCGAAAGTGAAACCTGGGGTGTCGCCGAGCCAAGAGATACGTTTGGCGAAAGCAAACAAATTTGGAATGCGGCAGCAAGCGAAAAAGAAAAAGAAGAAGAGTCTAAAACCTATACTCAGGTATTAGATCTTGGCCGCTGGAATGCGGAGGTAACCTATGGCCGTCCCATGTTTTGGATAGCACCTCCTGAAGGTAACGATATTGCCAAAGGCGGCGCACTGATCGCCAAGCTTGACGAAAATGAATTTTTTGTTACAGCACTGCATTCACGCGTTACCTTTGTGCCTTCAGATGAAATTGAAAACGAGCGCACAATGACAGTTCGCGTGGAAGAAGGGCATTTTGACAAAAAGGGCAATTGGGTATTTGAGCGCGTATGGAATGGCGATCAAACCGATTGGGGGTTGAATTTTGATGGTAAGTATCATTTATTGAAAGTGAAAATGGCAACTTACTAA
- a CDS encoding TIM-barrel domain-containing protein: MIPKLQSFKLLMAACMLVVGTACSPKNEGDHKTAQSASYKVTETGVVVLPTSGAAKSVQLEAVSDSIIHVLAAPTTEVAMPESIMVVTKPSAAFTVSEADGVVTLKTAKASATVAIVNGRVDFFDAAGKPLAKEAGVREFSAVTSDPVTPDADSFALRQAFERGETERLYGLGQFQNGQINLAGQNVELTTYNLIISIPFMVSTNNYGVLWDNNSVTNFGDTEFAKPLAEDLKLFDAEGKEGGLTARYYDGDKLVLTRVESDPDYQFLSQGTNRANPFPKEVAESENLRIEWEGSFESATAGTHEFKMYSSGYAKLSIDDELVLDRWRMNWNPWYHNINTNVTAGKRHTLKIDWTPGNGYFRLLHRDPLPADQQALTSFKSETGKAISYYLVAGESADEIIAGYRTLTGKSVMLPRWAYGFWQSRERYKSDEELLGALKEYRDRKIPIDNIVLDWSYWPTDAWGSHDFDPEFFPDPSGMVKKVHDMNAQIMISVWPKFYPSTDNYKELNAKGYMLNRNIEDGNLDWIGDGYPNGFYDAFAEGGRDIFWKQINEKINVHGFDAWWLDAVEPDMHSNTSWSKRKEFMSPNAIGSGAEHFNAYSVPHAEGVYENDRASEPEKRVFILTRSGFGGIQRTGSAIWSGDTVSRWSNLKEQISAGIGTSLAGMPNWTMDIGGFTPEDRFRSNATDKPFVGPFTALDNGQVSEWQELNVRWYQFGAFVPLYRAHGQNPYREIYNIAPEGSEVYNSMVWYTRLRYRLMPYIYSIAGDMYHKDATLMRGLVMDFPKDEIAGNLNDQYMFGPSILVSPVYENGARSRNLYLPAGTSWYDFYTGAKSDGGQHVEAAAPLNRMPLYVKAGSIIPTAPEVQYADQILNAPITLNVYTGADGNFELYEDDGRSYGYEKGEWSRIPFSYNEAAGTLTLGKRQGTFPGMAEVRSVKIRWISGVMEAAADFDSAIAETIEYTGEALTLKRK, translated from the coding sequence ATGATTCCGAAACTACAGAGTTTCAAGCTGTTAATGGCGGCTTGTATGCTTGTCGTTGGTACTGCCTGTAGCCCCAAGAACGAGGGCGATCATAAGACGGCACAAAGCGCTAGTTACAAGGTAACTGAAACGGGCGTTGTAGTACTGCCAACAAGCGGTGCGGCAAAGAGCGTTCAGCTAGAAGCTGTTAGCGATAGCATAATACATGTATTAGCTGCGCCTACTACTGAAGTGGCAATGCCCGAAAGTATAATGGTTGTCACCAAACCTTCTGCTGCGTTTACCGTGAGTGAAGCCGACGGAGTGGTAACGCTTAAAACGGCCAAGGCATCAGCCACTGTAGCGATAGTCAACGGCCGGGTGGATTTCTTTGATGCTGCGGGCAAACCGCTGGCAAAAGAAGCCGGGGTGCGTGAGTTCTCTGCGGTGACAAGTGACCCTGTTACACCCGATGCCGATTCGTTTGCTTTGCGTCAGGCTTTTGAGCGTGGTGAGACTGAGCGCCTTTACGGCCTGGGCCAATTCCAAAACGGGCAGATAAACCTAGCGGGTCAAAACGTTGAGTTAACGACCTACAACCTGATTATCAGCATTCCGTTCATGGTTTCCACGAACAATTACGGTGTTTTATGGGATAACAATTCGGTTACCAATTTTGGCGATACAGAATTTGCTAAACCGCTAGCTGAAGATTTAAAACTGTTTGATGCCGAAGGCAAAGAGGGTGGTTTGACCGCACGCTATTACGATGGCGACAAGTTGGTGCTCACTCGCGTTGAATCTGACCCGGATTATCAGTTTCTGAGTCAGGGTACTAACCGTGCCAACCCTTTTCCAAAAGAAGTGGCTGAGTCTGAAAATCTGCGTATTGAATGGGAAGGCAGTTTTGAAAGTGCTACGGCTGGCACTCACGAATTTAAAATGTATTCCAGCGGTTACGCCAAATTGTCCATTGATGATGAGTTAGTGCTTGATCGCTGGCGTATGAACTGGAACCCTTGGTATCACAATATTAATACCAACGTTACGGCAGGTAAGCGCCACACGCTGAAAATAGACTGGACACCCGGCAACGGTTATTTCCGTTTGCTACACCGTGACCCGCTGCCAGCCGATCAGCAAGCGTTAACATCGTTTAAATCGGAAACCGGTAAAGCCATTAGCTACTATTTGGTTGCCGGTGAAAGTGCCGATGAAATTATTGCGGGCTATCGAACGCTTACAGGTAAATCGGTGATGTTGCCACGCTGGGCCTATGGTTTTTGGCAGAGTCGTGAGCGCTACAAATCGGATGAAGAGTTGTTAGGTGCGCTGAAAGAATATCGTGACCGTAAAATCCCTATCGACAATATTGTGCTGGATTGGTCCTACTGGCCCACGGATGCTTGGGGTAGCCACGACTTCGATCCCGAATTTTTCCCAGACCCTTCCGGTATGGTGAAAAAAGTTCATGATATGAACGCACAAATTATGATTTCTGTTTGGCCAAAATTTTATCCCTCCACAGATAACTACAAAGAGCTGAACGCAAAAGGTTACATGCTTAATCGTAATATCGAAGACGGCAACCTAGACTGGATTGGCGATGGGTACCCCAATGGTTTCTATGATGCCTTTGCCGAGGGTGGTCGTGATATTTTCTGGAAGCAAATTAACGAGAAAATAAACGTTCATGGTTTTGATGCCTGGTGGTTAGACGCCGTAGAACCAGACATGCACTCCAATACCAGTTGGAGCAAACGCAAAGAGTTTATGAGCCCCAACGCCATAGGTTCTGGTGCGGAACATTTCAACGCCTATTCGGTGCCACACGCCGAGGGTGTTTATGAAAATGATCGCGCTTCCGAACCCGAAAAACGCGTGTTTATTCTTACGCGCTCAGGTTTTGGTGGTATTCAGCGTACGGGTTCCGCTATTTGGAGCGGTGACACGGTTTCTCGTTGGTCAAACCTGAAAGAGCAAATTTCGGCCGGTATTGGTACCAGCTTAGCGGGTATGCCCAACTGGACGATGGATATCGGCGGCTTCACACCAGAAGATCGCTTTCGCTCCAATGCTACAGACAAACCCTTCGTTGGTCCTTTCACCGCTCTTGATAATGGTCAGGTTAGCGAGTGGCAGGAGCTGAATGTACGCTGGTATCAGTTCGGTGCTTTCGTACCGCTATACCGTGCACATGGCCAAAACCCTTACCGCGAAATTTACAACATCGCACCTGAGGGTTCCGAGGTTTACAACAGCATGGTGTGGTACACCCGATTGCGTTATCGCTTAATGCCGTATATTTATTCAATAGCCGGTGATATGTACCACAAAGACGCAACGCTCATGCGCGGCCTAGTAATGGATTTCCCAAAAGATGAAATTGCCGGCAACCTAAACGATCAATACATGTTCGGCCCCTCTATTTTGGTAAGCCCCGTGTACGAAAATGGCGCACGCAGTCGTAACCTTTATTTGCCCGCAGGTACCAGTTGGTACGATTTTTATACCGGCGCCAAAAGTGACGGTGGTCAGCACGTAGAAGCCGCAGCGCCGTTAAATCGTATGCCGCTGTACGTAAAAGCCGGTTCCATTATTCCAACCGCGCCGGAAGTGCAGTACGCCGACCAGATTTTGAATGCACCTATAACACTTAATGTGTATACCGGTGCCGATGGCAACTTCGAACTTTACGAAGATGATGGACGCAGCTACGGTTACGAAAAGGGCGAATGGTCACGCATACCTTTTAGCTACAACGAAGCAGCCGGTACGCTCACCCTAGGTAAACGCCAAGGGACGTTCCCGGGGATGGCAGAAGTGCGCTCCGTGAAAATACGCTGGATTAGCGGTGTAATGGAAGCTGCTGCAGATTTTGATTCTGCTATTGCGGAAACCATTGAATATACAGGTGAAGCGCTTACGCTGAAGCGTAAATAA